The Procambarus clarkii isolate CNS0578487 chromosome 39, FALCON_Pclarkii_2.0, whole genome shotgun sequence genome window below encodes:
- the LOC138372582 gene encoding ovarian abundant message protein-like yields the protein MEIISLVNEKVVMALIHQPDHQRTIKGGQGVGVCCVWVLREVYPASDVLLVECTPLLECTPVVDFPPLMECTPLVECTPLVVCTPLMECTPLVECTPLVECTPLVVCTSLVECTPLVVCTPLVVCTPLVECTPLVVCTPLMECTPLMECTPLVECTPLVECTPLVVCTPLVECTSLVECTPLMECTPLVECTPLVECTSLVVCTPLVVCTPLVECTPLVVCTPLVECTPLVECTPLVECTPLVVCTPLVVCTPLVECTPLVVCTPLVVCTPLVVCTPLVECTPLVECTPLVECTPLVECTPLVECTPLVECTPLVECTPLVECTPLVECTPLVECTPLVECTPLVEFLADDIIVLADDIIVLADVIIVLTNAITVLADAIIVLADAIIVLADVIIALADAIIVLSDAIIVLADAIIVLADAIIVLADAIIALADAIIVLAGDIIVLSDAIIVLADAIIVLADAIIVLADAIIVLADVIIVLAGDIIVLSDAIIVLADAIIVLADAINVLADAIIVLADAIIALADDIIALADAQIVILEDRHCPLNTPLGEN from the exons ATGGAAATCATTTCACTAGTCAATGAGAAAGTAGTTATGGCTCTGATCCACCAACCAGACCACCAGAGAACAATAAAAG GAGGCCAgggtgttggggtgtgttgtgtCTGGGTGTTGCGTGAAGTGTATCCTGCTAGTGATGTGTTGCTGGTGGAGTGTACCCCACTGTTGGAGTGTACCCCAGTGGTGGATTTTCCCCCACTGATGGAGTGTACCCCACTGGTGGAGTGTACCccactggtggtgtgtaccccacTGATGGAGTGTACCCCACTGGTGGAGTGTACCCCACTGGTGGAGTGTACCCCTCTGGTGGTGTGTACCTCACTGGTGGAGTGTACCccactggtggtgtgtacccctctggtggtgtgtaccccacTGGTGGAGTGTACCCCACTGGTTGTGTGTACCCCACTGATGGAGTGTACCCCACTGATGGAGTGTACCCCACTGGTGGAGTGTACCCCACTGGTGGAGTGTACCCCtctggtggtgtgtaccccacTGGTGGAGTGTACCTCACTGGTGGAGTGTACCCCACTGATGGAGTGTACCCCACTGGTGGAGTGTACCCCACTGGTGGAGTGTACCtcactggtggtgtgtacccctctggtggtgtgtaccccacTGGTGGAGTGTACCccactggtggtgtgtaccccacTGGTGGAGTGTACCCCACTGGTGGAGTGTACCCCACTGGTGGAGTGTACCccactggtggtgtgtaccccactggtggtgtgtaccccacTGGTGGAGTGTACCccactggtggtgtgtacccctctggtggtgtgtaccccactggtggtgtgtaccccacTGGTGGAGTGTACCCCACTGGTGGAGTGTACCCCACTGGTGGAGTGTACCCCACTGGTGGAGTGTACCCCACTGGTGGAGTGTACCCCACTGGTGGAGTGTACCCCACTGGTGGAGTGTACCCCACTGGTGGAGTGTACCCCACTGGTGGAGTGTACCCCACTGGTGGAGTGTACCCCACTGGTGGAGTGTACCCCACTGGTGGAGT TCCTGGCTGATGATATCATTGTCCTGGCTGATGATATCATTGTCCTGGCTGATGTTATCATTGTCCTGACTAACGCTATCACTGTCCTGGCTGATGCTATCATTGTCCTTGCTGATGCTATCATTGTCCTGGCTGATGTTATCATTGCCCTAGCAGATGCTATCATTGTCCTATCTGATGCTATCATTGTCCTGGCTGATGCTATCATTGTCCTGGCTGATGCTATCATTGTCCTGGCTGATGCTATCATTGCCCTGGCTGATGCTATCATTGTCCTGGCTGGTGATATCATTGTCCTATCTGATGCTATCATTGTCCTGGCTGATGCTATCATTGTCCTGGCTGATGCTATCATTGTCCTGGCTGATGCTATCATTGTCTTGGCTGATGTTATCATTGTCCTGGCTGGTGATATCATTGTCCTATCTGATGCTATCATTGTCCTGGCTGATGCTATCATTGTCTTGGCTGATGCTATCAATGTCCTGGCTGATGCTATCATTGTCCTGGCTGATGCTATCATTGCCCTGGCTGATGATATCATTGCCCTAGCTGACGCTCAGATTGTTATTTTAGAGGACAGGCACTGCCCATTAAACACGCCCCtcggggaaaattaa